From Candidatus Polarisedimenticolia bacterium, the proteins below share one genomic window:
- a CDS encoding Rieske 2Fe-2S domain-containing protein: protein MSGDGPEDDPRSPLDPLLDTPRREGLTGTAPADRYKPVADPELVTTPPDGRPMELQPAWRTDFPVDWPQDHYVERRDFMKFMILTSLAFAVGQAWIAAMSWLRRRRDRHPELRIARIDEVPVGGAIEFAYPEPHDACVLVRPREDLLIAYSQRCTHLSCAVRPQVDRGVFHCPCHEGRFDMETGRPLAGPPRRALSRIVLANRGGAIYAVGVEERTI from the coding sequence ATGAGCGGAGATGGCCCGGAAGACGACCCGCGCTCCCCGCTGGATCCTCTCCTCGACACGCCCCGGCGCGAGGGGCTGACCGGCACGGCGCCGGCGGACCGCTACAAGCCGGTGGCCGATCCGGAGCTGGTCACCACGCCCCCGGACGGCCGGCCGATGGAGCTGCAGCCCGCCTGGCGCACCGATTTCCCCGTCGACTGGCCACAGGATCACTACGTCGAGCGGCGCGATTTCATGAAGTTCATGATCCTGACGAGCCTCGCCTTCGCGGTGGGACAGGCCTGGATCGCGGCCATGAGCTGGCTGCGCCGGCGGCGCGACCGGCATCCCGAGCTGCGCATCGCCCGCATCGACGAGGTGCCGGTAGGGGGAGCCATTGAGTTCGCCTATCCGGAGCCGCACGACGCCTGCGTCCTCGTCCGGCCGCGCGAGGACCTGCTGATTGCCTACAGCCAGCGCTGCACCCACCTGTCGTGCGCCGTGCGCCCCCAGGTCGATCGGGGCGTCTTCCATTGTCCCTGTCATGAGGGGCGCTTCGACATGGAAACCGGCAGACCGCTGGCCGGTCCGCCGCGGCGTGCCTTGAGCCGGATCGTTCTGGCCAATCGCGGCGGCGCCATCTATGCGGTGGGCGTGGAAGAGAGGACCATTTGA
- a CDS encoding 4Fe-4S dicluster domain-containing protein has product MAKPDHLQFFIDPGRCIGCQACVQACTECDTHRGTSMIHLEFIERGRSVQTVPVVCMHCEQPTCAEVCPADAIKRTGDGIVQSARKPRCIACGNCVLACPFGVPEVYEDRQIMMKCDMCYDRTSVGKKPMCATVCPSQALFFGTLEQIEQLRPRSAPLNRFRFGAQTITTRVHIMIPRGDAGRGDGLDVSGALQKHPGSRAPRTSQPGTVADRAVEQDPFEEISL; this is encoded by the coding sequence ATGGCCAAGCCGGATCATCTCCAATTCTTCATCGACCCGGGCCGCTGCATCGGGTGCCAGGCTTGCGTGCAGGCCTGCACCGAGTGCGACACGCACCGGGGCACGTCGATGATCCATCTCGAGTTCATCGAGCGGGGTCGCAGCGTCCAGACCGTGCCGGTGGTCTGCATGCACTGCGAGCAGCCGACCTGCGCGGAGGTCTGCCCGGCCGACGCCATCAAGCGCACCGGGGACGGTATCGTGCAGTCGGCGCGCAAGCCGCGCTGCATCGCCTGCGGCAACTGCGTGCTGGCCTGTCCCTTCGGAGTGCCGGAGGTCTACGAGGATCGCCAGATCATGATGAAGTGCGACATGTGCTACGACCGCACCAGCGTCGGCAAGAAGCCGATGTGCGCCACCGTGTGCCCGAGCCAGGCGCTGTTCTTCGGGACCCTCGAGCAGATCGAGCAGCTGCGTCCCCGATCGGCCCCGCTCAATCGCTTCCGGTTCGGGGCCCAGACCATCACCACCCGCGTGCACATCATGATTCCGCGTGGCGACGCCGGGAGAGGGGACGGGCTGGACGTGAGCGGTGCGCTGCAGAAGCATCCCGGCTCCCGCGCGCCGCGCACATCGCAGCCGGGAACCGTGGCCGACCGCGCGGTGGAGCAGGATCCCTTCGAGGAGATCTCTCTGTGA
- a CDS encoding DUF6755 family protein produces MRRPFSRKQRGTILAGMLAFVMLLVVLQLWLLSATMNAYLGGDESVIWPATVASFLCLLLNGGLLRYLYKLDGTR; encoded by the coding sequence GTGCGGCGCCCCTTCAGCCGGAAGCAGCGCGGCACCATCCTCGCCGGCATGCTCGCCTTCGTGATGCTCCTGGTGGTCTTGCAGCTCTGGCTGCTCAGCGCCACGATGAACGCCTACCTGGGCGGCGACGAGTCGGTCATCTGGCCCGCGACCGTCGCCAGCTTTCTTTGCCTCTTGCTGAACGGCGGATTGCTGCGCTACCTCTACAAGCTCGACGGCACCCGCTGA